A single genomic interval of Camelina sativa cultivar DH55 chromosome 11, Cs, whole genome shotgun sequence harbors:
- the LOC104722619 gene encoding uncharacterized protein LOC104722619, whose amino-acid sequence MGNCMMGGNNIAKMVQEEEEVMKKDYKRKDRKVKIVLRRDELEKLILFQLNAGGNVEGKGETTLASFGDFLRELEAERSAGEAAAKAAEEEEESRRTCRKWRPSLERITEWPEETLS is encoded by the coding sequence atgggaAACTGTATGATGGGAGGAAACAACATTGCAAAGAtggttcaagaagaagaagaagtaatgaAGAAAGATTACAAGAGAAAGGATCGTAAAGTTAAGATTGTTCTGAGAAGAGATGAGTTAGAGAAACTCATTCTCTTCCAGCTAAACGCTGGTGGTAACGTTGAAGGCAAAGGAGAAACAACTTTGGCTTCTTTCGGAGATTTTCTCAGGGAGTTAGAGGCAGAGAGATCTGCTGGAGAAGCGGCTGCTAAGGCggctgaggaagaggaggagtcTCGCCGGACATGTCGCAAGTGGAGGCCGTCGTTGGAAAGAATCACTGAATGGCCTGAAGAAACACTTTCGTAA
- the LOC104722615 gene encoding uncharacterized protein LOC104722615 has translation MGDGTPRKLNILPDYFSAPSPTTVSSQDNTPSSSQQKDDLSLRSHSQSRTRRNLKRAALMLNMFTLRRLPWVSDGQDKVELSAAELESLRSELSDLEEREAYLKAQLEHVDEVLRSARLSGYLFIRSRWAALPGEPAPIDDTEVDDWLPRFVVLQGPCLFFHLLSTDLSPQDSTLLADIVEVGSLPSYTREFDEPHHCFYILTRQGLRFECSSTSKIQVDSWLSLLRLDCKFEPEEKLPNGSSKAL, from the exons ATGGGTGATGGTACTCCTAGGAAGTTAAACATATTACCTGATTACTTTAGTGCTCCTAGTCCCACCACGGTATCTTCTCAAGACAATACTCCATCATCTTCGCAGCAAAAGGACGATCTTTCTCTGAG GTCTCATAGCCAGTCACGTACTCGCAGAAATTTGAAAAGAGCAGCACTTATGTTGAACATGTTCACTCTTCGCCGTCTGCCTTGGGTTTCAGACGGTCAAGATAAG GTAGAGCTATCAGCAGCGGAGTTAGAATCACTTAGATCAGAACTTTCTGAtttggaagaaagagaagcttacCTCAAAGCGCA GTTGGAACATGTGGATGAAGTCTTGCGCTCTGCCCGTTTATCTGGCTATTTGTTTATCCGAAGT CGTTGGGCAGCTCTTCCTGGTGAGCCAGCACCAATAGATGATACAGAAGTAGACGACTGGCTTCCTCGGTTTGTCGTCCTTCAAGGCCCTTGTCTTTTCTTCCATTTATTGTCAACAG ATTTAAGCCCTCAAGATTCGACATTGCTGGCGGATATTGTAGAAGTTGGTTCGTTACCTAGCTACACTAGGGAATTCGATGAACCCCATCATTGCTTTTACATCTTAACCCGTCAAGGTCTAAGATTTGAGTGCTCAAGCACCTCTAAAATACAG GTTGATTCGTGGTTGTCACTATTGCGCCTCGATTGCAAGTTTGAACCAGAAGAAAAGCTACCAAACGGATCAAGCAAAGCTCTATAA
- the LOC104727788 gene encoding uncharacterized protein LOC104727788, translated as MLRVAGVNAVEYNVEQGLLTVSGDVNPTTLLDKLTKWGKTAELVSVLGDNTSHVLRTPEQNQNNTMEKKEKRPTKCCLLMCFGKRSCKSKVEPFAPIPNWHHRGVGAENGSPTPLINAGSPPMVYPPPRAMPGFTTPIPYPPPWFVAARQAQPYTGEMYRSVPPQPRPYFQLRQTEFPPMVNLGCITRTTEHNSLG; from the exons atgCTAAGAGTCGCTG GGGTGAATGCAGTTGAGTATAACGTTGAACAAGGGCTCTTAACAGTCTCAGGTGACGTCAACCCGACAACATTGCTTGACAAGCTTACCAAATGGGGCAAAACGGCAGAGCTTGTCTCTGTTCTTGGAGACAACACTTCCCATGTTCTTAGAACCCcggaacaaaaccaaaacaatacaatggagaagaaggagaagagaccAACAAAGTGTTGTCTTCTTATGTGCTTTGGGAAAAGAAGTTGTAAATCAAAGGTGGAGCCTTTTGCGCCGATCCCAAATTGGCACCATCGAGGAGTAGGGGCTGAAAACGGCAGTCCAACGCCCTTAATCAACGCTGGTTCACCTCCAATGGTGTATCCTCCTCCGCGAGCAATGCCTGGCTTTACAACACCCATACCATACCCACCTCCTTGGTTTGTGGCGGCAAGACAAGCACAACCATACACTGGTGAAATGTACCGGTCAGTTCCACCACAGCCCCGACCGTATTTTCAGTTAAGACAGACGGAGTTTCCACCTATGGTCAACCTAGGCTGCATTACCCGCACCACTGAGCACAATTCTCTCGGTTAA
- the LOC104722617 gene encoding NAD(P)H-quinone oxidoreductase subunit S, chloroplastic-like produces MATSSITIPTMRTPIHGSKFLGQTNQFSTPNRSMFPLAKQQQTNVLQVKAMGKFNLWEVMGGRGLCNGEKGIEKELKRNIEEEQETSKAENETEKESDDTNLSFKVPEDGFEKEMMGLTGGFPGGEKGLQTFIEKNPPPPPTKQGSDESAVAADKKPKAPELPLLMPGMIAIVKNQNSPYHMYCGIVQRITDGKAGVLFEGGNWDRLITFRLEELERREKGPPGKNPKSCILEPFIEQIQKEEAAP; encoded by the coding sequence ATGGCGACTTCTTCGATCACTATACCGACCATGAGAACTCCAATTCATGGATCGAAATTTCTAGGCCAAACCAATCAATTCTCAACTCCAAACCGGTCGATGTTCCCGCTCGCAAAGCAGCAGCAAACAAACGTTCTTCAAGTAAAGGCCATGGGTAAGTTCAATCTATGGGAAGTGATGGGAGGAAGAGGACTATGCAACGGAGAGAAAGGTATTGAGAAGGAGCTCAAGAGGAACATTGAAGAGGAACAAGAGACATCAAAGGCTGAGAacgagacagagaaagagagcgATGACACTAACTTGTCATTTAAAGTACCTGAAGACGGTTTTGAGAAAGAAATGATGGGTCTCACAGGAGGATTTCCCGGTGGCGAAAAGGGATTGCAAACCTTCATTGAGAAAAACCCACCACCTCCACCAACAAAACAAGGAAGTGATGAATCGGCTGTGGCTGCTGATAAGAAACCAAAAGCGCCAGAGCTACCACTTCTCATGCCTGGGATGATCGCTATAGTCAAGAACCAGAACAGTCCGTATCACATGTATTGTGGGATTGTGCAGAGAATCACAGATGGAAAAGCCGGTGTCTTGTTCGAAGGAGGAAACTGGGACCGTCTCATTACATTCAGGCTTGAAGAGCTTGAACGAAGAGAGAAAGGTCCACCGGGTAAGAATCCAAAGTCGTGTATCCTTGAGCCTTTTATTGAACAGATTCAAAAGGAGGAAGCAGCACCATAA
- the LOC104722613 gene encoding nucleoside diphosphate kinase IV, chloroplastic/mitochondrial-like isoform X2: MPVRLKHAGIKSSNRSASRAARSLLSSAKNARFLSGRAIGAATVVYASGKVPQYASSFGKSSSGFDSKSCITGLLALPAAAFMLQDQEVLAAEMERTFIAIKPDGVQRGLISEIISRFERKGYKLVGIKVMVPSKGFAQKHYHDLKERPFFNGLCNFLSSGPVVAMVWEGEGVIRYGRKLIGATDPQKSEPGTIRGDLAVVVGRNIIHGSDGPETAKDEISLWFKPEELVSYTSNAEKWIYGQN, translated from the exons ATGCCAGTTCGATTGAAGCATGCTGGTATAAAATCCTCCAACAG ATCTGCTTCTAGAGCAGCCaggtctcttctttcttcagcCAAGAATGCTCGTTTCTTATCAG GCCGAGCTATTGGTGCAGCAACAGTGGTGTATGCGTCTGGAAAAGTCCCTCAGTATGCATCCAGCTTTGGAAAATCGAGTTCTGGCTTCGACTCTAAGAGCTGCATTACCGGACTCCTCGCTCTTCCAGCTGCAG CCTTCATGCTCCAAGATCAGGAAGTACTTGCTGCAGAG ATGGAACGCACTTTCATCGCTATTAAACCTGATGGAGTGCAGCGAGGACTG ATATCAGAAATCATTTCCCGGTTCGAACGCAAAGGATACAAGCTTGTTGGTATCAAAGTCATGGTTCCTTCAAAGGGTTTTGCGCAGAAGCATTACCATGATCTAAAGGAGAGACCTTTCTTCAACGGCTTGTGTAACTTCCTTAGCTCAGGCCCTGTTGTTGCCATG GTATGGGAAGGTGAAGGAGTGATTAGATACGGACGTAAACTGATTGGAGCCACAGATCCTCAGAAATCTGAACCTGGAACTATCCGAGGCGATCTCGCAGTTGTTGTTGGAAG GAACATAATCCATGGAAGCGATGGACCAGAGACAGCTAAAGACGAGATCAGCTTGTGGTTTAAGCCTGAAGAACTTGTTTCTTACACCAGCAATGCTGAGAAGTGGATCTACGGCCAGAACTGA
- the LOC104722621 gene encoding putative E3 ubiquitin-protein ligase UBR7, protein MASGGFEDEEAEGTVTINEFIEQMDAEELAADLVLGGDEGDECTYPKGYMKRQAIFSCITCTPDGNAGICTACCLSCHDGHELLELWTKRNFRCDCGNSKFGTLACKLLPSKDVENSENSYNHNFKGLYCTCDLPYPDPNVEEQVEMIQCCLCEDWFHEEHLGFKPSDSVGSQIPRDEEGEPIYEDFICQNCSPVCSFLTLYPKKLWVAGQVDSTGCANACSETIESNKTNMDAEAGQLENGTEAEKSVMRKCSEKISESEPGHLDNCSEAEKSVVRKCSEKMNDSEPGQPETSTTEAEKSVVQNGSDKINATEPVAAAGCAIGTNLNSCPDFEKKPLFLSKNWRNILCRCEKCVEMYNERKVSYLLDAEDTIVEYEKKAKEKRTEKLEKQEGEALDLLNNLDHVAKVEILHGIKDFKDELKGLLESGSGGPSKAITAADIEQMFSNLKNKRKRME, encoded by the exons GCAGCGGATTTGGTGTTGGGTGGAGATGAGGGTGATGAGTGTACTTACCCCAAGGGTTACATGAAAAGGCAAGCAATTTTCTCATGCATTACATGTACACCAGATGGGAATGCTGGAATCTGCACTGCTTGTTGCTTATCTTGTCATGATGGCCATGAG CTTTTGGAACTGTGGACTAAGAGGAATTTTCGATGTGATTGTGGGAACTCCAAGTTTGGAACTTTAGCGTGTAAGCTTCTCCCTAGCAAAGATGTAGAAAACTCTGAGAATTCTTACAACCATAATTTCAAAGGCTTGTACTGCACTTGCGACCTACCTTACCCTGACCCAAATGTGGAAGAACAAGTGGAGATGATACAGTGCTGTCTCTGTGAGGATTGGTTTCACGAGGAGCATCTCGGTTTCAAGCCTTCGGACAGTGTTGGTAGCCAG ATTCCAAGAGATGAAGAAGGCGAGCCGATCTATGAGGACTTCATTTGTCAAAACTGCTCCCCAGTTTGTTCGTTTCTGACACTTTATCCTAAGAAATTGTGGGTTGCTGGTCAAGTAGATTCCACTGGCTGTGCTAATGCTTGTTCAGAGACAATTGAgtcaaacaaaaccaacatGGATGCGGAAGCCGGCCAGCTAGAGAACGGTACTGAAGCAGAGAAATCTGTTATGCGGAAATGTTCTGAGAAGATCAGTGAATCTGAACCTGGCCATCTTGACAACTGTTCTGAAGCAGAGAAATCTGTTGTGCGAAAATGTTCTGAGAAGATGAATGACTCTGAACCCGGCCAGCCTGAGACCAGTACTACTGAAGCCGAGAAATCTGTTGTGCAAAACGGTTCTGACAAGATCAACGCCACTGAACCCGTTGCTGCGGCTGGTTGTGCTATTGGGACGAATCTAAACTCGTGTCCTGATTTTGAGAAGAAACCTTTGTTTTTGTCCAAAAACTGGAGGAACATCCTATGCAGATGCGAAAAGTGCGTTGAGATGTATAACGAGAGAAAGGTAAGCTATTTACTTGATGCAGAGGATACAATTGTTGAGTACGAGAAGAAGGCGAAGGAGAAAAGAACAGAGAAACTGGAGAAACAAGAAGGTGAAGCACTTGATCTTTTGAATAATCTCGACCACGTAGCCAAAGTTGAAATCCTTCACGGTATCAAAGACTTCAAAGATGAATTGAAGGGTTTACTG GAGTCTGGTAGTGGTGGGCCGTCAAAGGCGATAACAGCTGCAGATATCGAGCAAATGTTTTCAAATCTGAAAAACAAACGCAAAAGGATGGAGTGA
- the LOC104722618 gene encoding uncharacterized protein LOC104722618: protein MMDSLSKCFNRLQERYENVLEAKPIYREDLDITLPLNGSEVSVESTKKSRCLDRAKRIDKSLRFETEDEEDEQKKKTLAKPRKVVRFQLENNKIIEPKKTVRFDDDHKLEPKEMALEEKASLNMVERDEKVVRVKIKMTKQEAHRLLSKYKHDSVFDLEHLVDQIAHVPVLQLQVNMVMVGCNTERQ, encoded by the coding sequence atgatggaTTCTTTATCAAAATGCTTCAACAGACTTCAAGAAAGGTACGAAAACGTTCTAGAAGCGAAACCTATTTACAGAGAGGATTTAGACATAACGTTGCCTCTGAATGGCTCAGAGGTTTCAGTAGAGTCGACCAAAAAGTCTCGGTGCTTGGATAGAGCCAAGAGGATCGACAAGTCGCTGAGGTTCGAaacagaagacgaagaagatgaacagaAGAAAAAGACTCTGGCTAAGCCACGTAAGGTTGTGAGGTTTCAGTTAGAGAATAATAAGATTATCGAGCCGAAGAAGACGGTGAGGTTTGATGATGATCACAAACTCGAACCAAAGGAGATGGCTCTGGAGGAGAAAGCGAGTTTGAATATGGTTGAAAGGGATGAAAAGGTCGTGAGGGTTAAGATCAAGATGACAAAGCAGGAAGCTCACAGGCTACTGTCGAAATACAAACACGACAGCGTTTTCGACTTAGAGCACCTTGTGGACCAGATCGCACACGTTCCTGTTCTTCAGCTTCAAGTCAATATGGTAATGGTTGGCTGTAATACTGAGCGACAATGA
- the LOC104722616 gene encoding uncharacterized protein LOC104722616, with protein MNVVQGLKRIPRIKFPQRHFNPSASEGKTQVVANEADTLFFSSLNVPKTIGGKASSQPKRTPVSNEEMEAILLGGCL; from the exons ATGAACGTAGTTCAAGGTTTGAAGAGGATCCCTCGCATCAAATTCCCACAGCGACATTTCAACccttcag CTTCAGAGGGAAAGACTCAGGTGGTGGCAAATGAAGCAGATACATTGTTCTTCTCCAGTTTGAACGTCCCAAAGACTATAGGCGGGAAGGCATCATCCCAGCCTAAGCGTACTCCAGTGTCAAACGAAGAGATGGAAGCCATTTTG TTGGGAGGCTGCCTCTGA
- the LOC104722613 gene encoding nucleoside diphosphate kinase IV, chloroplastic/mitochondrial-like isoform X1: MPVRLKHAGIKSSNRSASRAARSLLSSAKNARFLSEGRAIGAATVVYASGKVPQYASSFGKSSSGFDSKSCITGLLALPAAAFMLQDQEVLAAEMERTFIAIKPDGVQRGLISEIISRFERKGYKLVGIKVMVPSKGFAQKHYHDLKERPFFNGLCNFLSSGPVVAMVWEGEGVIRYGRKLIGATDPQKSEPGTIRGDLAVVVGRNIIHGSDGPETAKDEISLWFKPEELVSYTSNAEKWIYGQN, from the exons ATGCCAGTTCGATTGAAGCATGCTGGTATAAAATCCTCCAACAG ATCTGCTTCTAGAGCAGCCaggtctcttctttcttcagcCAAGAATGCTCGTTTCTTATCAG AAGGCCGAGCTATTGGTGCAGCAACAGTGGTGTATGCGTCTGGAAAAGTCCCTCAGTATGCATCCAGCTTTGGAAAATCGAGTTCTGGCTTCGACTCTAAGAGCTGCATTACCGGACTCCTCGCTCTTCCAGCTGCAG CCTTCATGCTCCAAGATCAGGAAGTACTTGCTGCAGAG ATGGAACGCACTTTCATCGCTATTAAACCTGATGGAGTGCAGCGAGGACTG ATATCAGAAATCATTTCCCGGTTCGAACGCAAAGGATACAAGCTTGTTGGTATCAAAGTCATGGTTCCTTCAAAGGGTTTTGCGCAGAAGCATTACCATGATCTAAAGGAGAGACCTTTCTTCAACGGCTTGTGTAACTTCCTTAGCTCAGGCCCTGTTGTTGCCATG GTATGGGAAGGTGAAGGAGTGATTAGATACGGACGTAAACTGATTGGAGCCACAGATCCTCAGAAATCTGAACCTGGAACTATCCGAGGCGATCTCGCAGTTGTTGTTGGAAG GAACATAATCCATGGAAGCGATGGACCAGAGACAGCTAAAGACGAGATCAGCTTGTGGTTTAAGCCTGAAGAACTTGTTTCTTACACCAGCAATGCTGAGAAGTGGATCTACGGCCAGAACTGA